A genomic window from Bdellovibrio sp. SKB1291214 includes:
- a CDS encoding NifU family protein, whose product MSTQRVSFEATPNPATMKFLLHTKVADVGFDCPTAQDADSSPLASKIFGFPWTSSVYVGTDFITVTKQDWVDWELLASPLTGLIQEHMDNKEPVVVQIVKHTDVDDPNDSPLVRNIKSVLNREIRPVVALDGGDIVFNKYEDNKLYIHMRGACAGCPSSQATLKDGIEVRMKELFPEIHEVLAI is encoded by the coding sequence ATGAGCACGCAAAGAGTTTCTTTCGAAGCTACTCCCAATCCAGCAACCATGAAGTTCCTTCTGCATACGAAAGTGGCAGACGTGGGCTTTGATTGCCCAACTGCGCAAGACGCAGACTCATCACCTTTAGCTTCGAAAATTTTTGGTTTCCCTTGGACGAGCTCCGTTTACGTGGGCACTGATTTCATTACCGTGACTAAGCAAGACTGGGTTGACTGGGAGTTGCTGGCGTCCCCTTTGACGGGGTTGATCCAAGAACATATGGACAACAAAGAACCCGTGGTTGTGCAAATCGTGAAACATACAGACGTTGACGATCCAAACGACTCCCCACTGGTGCGTAATATTAAATCTGTTTTGAACCGCGAAATTCGTCCTGTTGTAGCTCTTGATGGCGGTGACATTGTTTTCAATAAGTACGAGGACAACAAACTTTACATCCACATGCGTGGAGCATGCGCAGGCTGCCCTTCTTCTCAGGCAACGCTGAAAGATGGCATCGAAGTTCGCATGAAAGAATTGTTCCCGGAAATCCATGAAGTTCTTGCGATCTGA
- a CDS encoding sulfurtransferase has translation MRNILGALIVLLAFVACQTKPTKITSEQGVVGAPEKLMDGSPVILDVRAPFDFNLSHVPGAINVRWEDFSSQDPNSRGVLQEDLFAIARRLALIGIDPDSKVVILGKGNLGNGEEGRIAWTLNVLGVKNVHTALHTVARAMNPKGDEPLVKNKPIWKPVVDESLFIDARNFKAYATQTLSPLKMTGKKKNKKSMDLPVSSLFGMNFNDAKGKVVILDVRASAEYGINNLTKYKNVKAPVVQLEWKEFFNEDNSVKKDIEKKLESKGITKDKIVMLISNHGVRSGAVTYALREMGFRQSVNFAGGYEQWK, from the coding sequence ATGAGAAATATTCTTGGTGCGTTGATTGTTCTTCTTGCCTTCGTCGCATGTCAGACGAAACCTACGAAAATAACATCTGAACAGGGTGTGGTTGGTGCTCCTGAAAAGTTGATGGATGGAAGTCCTGTTATTCTGGATGTTCGGGCGCCGTTTGATTTTAATCTTTCCCATGTGCCGGGGGCTATCAATGTTCGTTGGGAGGATTTCTCTTCTCAAGATCCGAATTCTCGTGGGGTTTTGCAGGAAGATCTTTTTGCGATTGCTCGCAGACTGGCTTTGATCGGTATTGATCCGGACTCAAAGGTCGTGATTTTGGGTAAGGGTAACTTGGGCAACGGAGAAGAGGGTCGTATTGCTTGGACCTTGAATGTTTTGGGGGTAAAGAACGTTCACACAGCTTTGCACACAGTCGCTCGCGCCATGAACCCTAAAGGTGATGAGCCTTTGGTCAAGAATAAGCCTATCTGGAAGCCTGTTGTTGATGAATCCCTGTTCATTGATGCTCGCAACTTTAAAGCCTATGCGACTCAAACACTTTCTCCCTTGAAAATGACGGGGAAAAAGAAAAACAAAAAGTCCATGGATCTTCCGGTCAGCTCATTATTCGGAATGAACTTTAACGATGCCAAAGGCAAAGTGGTTATTTTGGATGTGCGTGCATCGGCCGAATACGGCATCAATAATTTGACGAAGTATAAGAACGTCAAAGCGCCGGTGGTTCAGCTTGAATGGAAAGAGTTCTTTAACGAAGACAATTCTGTGAAAAAAGATATCGAAAAAAAGTTAGAATCTAAGGGCATCACTAAGGACAAAATCGTGATGTTGATCAGCAACCATGGGGTGCGTTCCGGAGCTGTGACTTATGCTCTTCGTGAAATGGGTTTCCGTCAAAGTGTGAATTTTGCCGGGGGCTATGAGCAGTGGAAGTAA
- a CDS encoding MATE family efflux transporter, which produces MKFLRSETVNESKLLLKLAGPIIIGQLGQNLIQLADTVMVGHLGPVALGASAFASSVFIVFLIFGLGMLAPMTAMFAHAQGQEDHPRGGTLLGHSLLVALGIGVVLTSVLMGLLPYLHIFGQRAEVLEAGAAFYQVITWSIIPSLIYQAYKQFTDGLGRTKVAMYVMLAGVVINVVGNYLLINGHYGFPKLGLVGAAWASLAARVLMMLTMICYVHFHPQFKKHLVNPWLRSFDKQTLQNIIRLGIPSGFTFFFEVGAFASCAVMMGWFGAIPLAAHQIALSLASTSFMVTMGIGISSSIRVGFELGRGDYKMARHAGLTAILLGGAYMTLCGLGFFVLRHWLPTFYVSDPDVIAWAAQFFVVVALFEIFDGVQAVAIGALRGMSDTQWPGVIAFFAYWIMGLPGGYYLAFHLGVGPIGIWIGLLIGLIFASILLTYRFHRLSQRFIS; this is translated from the coding sequence ATGAAGTTCTTGCGATCTGAGACCGTCAACGAGTCTAAACTTTTACTAAAACTTGCGGGCCCTATTATCATTGGACAGCTAGGTCAAAACTTGATCCAGCTGGCTGACACCGTCATGGTGGGCCACTTGGGGCCGGTGGCCTTGGGTGCGTCTGCGTTTGCTAGCAGCGTGTTCATCGTCTTTTTGATTTTCGGTCTGGGAATGCTAGCGCCGATGACGGCGATGTTTGCTCATGCTCAAGGTCAGGAAGACCATCCGCGCGGCGGGACTCTGCTGGGACACAGCCTCCTGGTAGCATTGGGTATCGGTGTGGTTTTAACGTCCGTCTTAATGGGTCTTTTGCCCTACCTGCATATTTTTGGGCAACGAGCTGAGGTATTAGAAGCCGGGGCCGCATTTTATCAAGTGATCACCTGGTCGATCATTCCATCATTGATTTATCAAGCCTACAAACAATTCACCGATGGCTTGGGTCGCACCAAAGTCGCGATGTATGTGATGTTGGCAGGTGTTGTGATTAATGTGGTGGGCAACTATTTATTGATTAACGGCCATTATGGCTTTCCTAAATTGGGGCTGGTGGGAGCAGCATGGGCGTCTTTGGCTGCACGTGTTTTGATGATGCTGACCATGATCTGTTATGTGCATTTTCATCCGCAATTCAAAAAACATTTGGTAAATCCTTGGCTGCGCTCCTTTGACAAACAGACTCTGCAAAACATCATCCGCTTGGGAATTCCCAGCGGCTTTACGTTCTTTTTCGAAGTGGGTGCCTTTGCTTCGTGTGCGGTGATGATGGGATGGTTTGGCGCCATTCCATTGGCTGCCCACCAAATTGCCTTAAGTCTTGCCAGTACCAGCTTCATGGTCACCATGGGTATCGGGATTTCATCGAGCATTCGAGTAGGCTTTGAATTAGGCCGAGGCGATTACAAGATGGCTCGTCATGCGGGCCTCACGGCCATCCTTTTGGGAGGCGCCTATATGACTTTGTGTGGCTTGGGCTTCTTTGTCCTGCGCCACTGGCTTCCGACTTTCTATGTAAGTGATCCTGATGTTATTGCTTGGGCTGCTCAATTCTTTGTCGTGGTCGCTTTATTCGAGATCTTTGACGGGGTCCAGGCAGTCGCGATCGGTGCACTTCGTGGTATGAGTGATACGCAATGGCCAGGGGTCATCGCGTTTTTCGCCTATTGGATTATGGGACTGCCCGGCGGCTATTACCTTGCCTTTCATCTAGGAGTGGGTCCAATTGGTATATGGATAGGACTTTTGATAGGCCTCATATTCGCCTCCATACTTCTCACCTATAGATTTCATCGTCTCAGTCAGAGATTTATCAGTTAG
- a CDS encoding PA14 domain-containing protein, producing the protein MKKTAALLAVSLIASQAHALSLGDILKSIFSTASKQESRQPASSGSNSTSANSDQQSLEELRKTLGLLKKISCTYHGSNYGVDPNAVYEFPEADPDQTVCDPLSSTPSESRTLGLAAKLYVRSPEMKTVTGVMDYYTKGIRMDQDLYFASINVPTRMFDKGFTNESGATLIDGSGKKLIENFAVEYNSILKLAEGDKEGEYELGIISDDGARVFFKENDQWKELINNDGNHPSRFGCTFRTLTMKKETEVPIKVLYYQGPRYHISNVLMWKYHKDQKAFQKSYKDNWVCGRSGNDLFYSPKTEKPTAVTKWLESTGWTVIANANYKMPEQKTNPCVEEKLVITDVIATSVVAPKANIIWKTNVPATSQMRISNFFTGEVIYTEVNSELVTNHEVQLDGLVSGIYYIINAISVDAKGNQVISSPDYMITP; encoded by the coding sequence ATGAAAAAAACAGCTGCTTTGCTTGCTGTGTCTTTGATTGCATCTCAGGCACACGCCCTATCACTAGGCGACATTTTAAAATCCATTTTTAGCACCGCTTCCAAGCAGGAAAGCCGACAACCGGCAAGTTCAGGATCGAACTCAACAAGCGCTAATTCCGATCAACAATCGCTGGAAGAATTACGTAAGACCCTTGGTCTTCTTAAGAAAATCAGCTGCACATATCATGGAAGCAATTACGGTGTTGATCCCAACGCTGTCTATGAGTTTCCAGAAGCAGATCCAGATCAAACTGTCTGCGACCCCCTTTCAAGTACTCCTTCAGAATCACGCACATTGGGATTAGCTGCTAAGCTCTATGTGCGCAGTCCAGAGATGAAAACCGTAACTGGCGTGATGGATTACTATACTAAGGGTATCCGCATGGACCAAGACCTTTACTTTGCCTCGATCAACGTGCCGACTCGCATGTTTGATAAGGGTTTCACTAACGAAAGTGGTGCAACTCTGATCGATGGCAGCGGCAAAAAGTTAATTGAAAACTTCGCGGTGGAATACAACTCTATCCTGAAACTTGCTGAAGGCGATAAAGAAGGTGAATACGAATTGGGTATCATCTCCGACGACGGTGCCCGTGTGTTCTTTAAAGAAAATGATCAATGGAAAGAATTGATTAATAACGATGGCAATCATCCTTCCCGTTTTGGTTGCACCTTCAGAACTCTGACAATGAAAAAAGAGACTGAAGTACCTATCAAAGTTCTTTACTACCAAGGTCCTCGTTACCACATCTCGAATGTTTTAATGTGGAAGTATCACAAAGACCAAAAAGCCTTCCAGAAGTCCTATAAAGACAACTGGGTGTGCGGCAGAAGTGGTAATGACTTGTTCTATAGTCCAAAAACAGAAAAACCAACGGCCGTTACTAAATGGCTGGAATCCACGGGTTGGACTGTGATCGCGAATGCGAACTACAAAATGCCAGAGCAAAAAACCAACCCTTGCGTCGAGGAGAAACTGGTTATCACTGACGTGATCGCAACTTCAGTGGTGGCTCCGAAAGCAAATATCATCTGGAAAACCAACGTTCCAGCGACAAGCCAAATGAGAATTTCGAACTTCTTCACGGGTGAGGTTATTTATACAGAAGTGAACTCTGAGCTGGTAACGAACCACGAAGTTCAATTGGATGGCTTGGTGTCTGGTATCTACTACATCATCAATGCGATCTCTGTAGACGCTAAGGGCAATCAAGTGATCAGCTCCCCAGACTATATGATCACGCCGTAA
- a CDS encoding YiiD C-terminal domain-containing protein: MEVNSQDLIKILSDNIKLYEHLGITVETLNSHRVVLKVDLQKNLNHKGTAFGGSLYATGVLSAYALVLAGLKHYQIDTENIVIAKGVIEYHRPIDSDFRIVCAFADLAQEQSFYQELKDKKRVRRDLQVHIFKDGGSEGLLRGVIPESGVLGASLVGSFVVRM, encoded by the coding sequence GTGGAAGTAAACTCTCAAGATCTAATTAAAATCCTTTCAGATAATATTAAACTTTATGAGCACTTGGGAATCACCGTGGAAACACTTAATTCCCATCGCGTGGTTTTAAAAGTCGACCTTCAAAAAAATCTGAATCACAAGGGCACAGCTTTTGGTGGCAGCCTGTATGCAACGGGAGTTTTAAGTGCTTACGCTTTAGTGTTGGCAGGCTTGAAACACTATCAAATCGACACGGAAAATATCGTGATTGCCAAGGGCGTGATTGAATATCATCGACCGATCGATTCGGATTTCCGAATCGTCTGCGCGTTTGCGGACTTGGCCCAGGAGCAGTCTTTTTACCAGGAACTCAAAGATAAAAAACGAGTTCGTCGTGATCTTCAAGTTCACATATTCAAGGATGGTGGTTCAGAGGGTCTACTCCGCGGTGTCATTCCCGAGTCGGGTGTCCTGGGAGCGTCGCTCGTAGGCTCTTTCGTCGTCAGGATGTGA
- a CDS encoding tail fiber domain-containing protein has translation MKLALFTSALLMLLMNAAHAVSPGSLLTYEGVLTDSSGTPITTAQTVTFKVLYGTCVMYSETQSISPGSAGEFSVIVGTGTRTDATNNTADRIFASGGSVNCDGTTAVTMSGFSTRALRISVGGVDLTPDVTIGNIPVSINSQKLADKGASEFLQVSGTNTTQTNLNNLMAAYLGGTLTATTATNFTGSLSGDVSGTQSTTSVDKIKGVSVDTTGLADGKILKYNATTTKWTVADDSTGSGGISSLNGLTGTTQTFATGNAGTDFNIASTGTTHTFNIPTASATNRGLLSAADFTAFNGKIGSLGVTAPVTNTGTAAAPVIAIGTASTTAQGVVQIGSGIAVTSGTISADPSNFPSLVPITKGGTGASTASAAFTALSPMTAKGDLISYSGSAPSVLATGTTGQVLTADSSQTTGLKWTTPLATDLSTVTGTGIVQRTGSGTYATLGTTAPLNVTGSSLGLSYGAGLTVSSNSLVVDTGTTANKIVALDVLGKLPAVDGSQLTNVVASSLSSTVSISQGGTGATTKATAFNNLSPITAKGDLVTSDGTNNIRLPAGTTGQLLYADSGQSSGLTWATPNYFTSAGNSFGADATVGLSDAYSLYFKTNSSTRMHINQSGYVGIGSTAVSNVPLALTSALASGTSFHIVNSNSARSYSLNTGSLSSSYGASAFVINDETAAKTRMIIDSAGAVGIGGTTTNLASASGPGVLTVSGQGSSITDTGILELNNNISTVATGTYGGKVTFNAANNAGAKTLASIQVLTDGSGGASGYGGRIMFTTKGDNSASQAINFVMNSTGNVGIGVAIPNYRLDIAGDTNITSGNVYRIAGTQICSSAGCTSTSDRRLKENIQPLQDSLNSILKLEGVTYNYIDKTRFTNQQQVGVIAQDVEKVFPQVVITDEKTGFKAVAYDHLVAPLIEAVKSLYHKLTATEEKLSDHDRRIASIELQNSLNRAEMERLKKENEELKKQNENLHNDLNLIKKQLGL, from the coding sequence ATGAAGTTAGCCCTTTTCACCTCCGCACTCCTGATGCTTTTGATGAATGCAGCTCATGCCGTATCGCCAGGCTCGCTACTGACCTATGAAGGTGTACTGACGGATTCAAGCGGGACACCGATCACCACAGCTCAAACAGTCACGTTCAAAGTATTGTACGGGACCTGTGTGATGTATTCAGAAACACAATCGATCTCTCCGGGCTCTGCTGGAGAATTCTCAGTGATCGTGGGCACCGGGACTCGCACTGATGCCACCAACAACACAGCAGATCGCATATTTGCTTCTGGTGGCAGCGTGAACTGCGATGGGACGACGGCTGTGACTATGTCGGGTTTTTCGACACGCGCTTTGCGCATTTCAGTGGGCGGCGTGGACCTCACCCCTGATGTGACAATTGGGAATATCCCCGTCTCTATCAATTCGCAAAAATTAGCGGATAAGGGTGCCTCTGAATTCTTGCAAGTCAGTGGCACCAATACGACACAAACAAATTTAAATAACTTAATGGCGGCTTATCTTGGCGGAACTCTAACAGCCACGACCGCGACGAACTTTACTGGATCGTTATCTGGTGACGTTAGCGGCACTCAATCGACAACTTCAGTTGATAAAATCAAAGGCGTGAGTGTTGATACGACGGGTTTGGCAGATGGTAAAATCCTTAAGTACAATGCGACGACAACGAAATGGACCGTCGCCGATGATTCGACGGGCTCCGGCGGCATTTCAAGCTTAAACGGCCTTACGGGTACCACACAAACATTCGCGACAGGTAATGCTGGTACTGATTTCAATATTGCTTCAACAGGCACGACTCACACTTTCAATATTCCGACGGCGTCTGCAACAAACAGAGGTCTGCTGTCTGCAGCTGACTTTACAGCGTTCAACGGTAAGATTGGAAGTTTGGGAGTTACTGCTCCAGTCACCAATACCGGCACAGCGGCGGCGCCCGTCATTGCCATTGGTACAGCAAGCACAACCGCACAAGGTGTCGTGCAAATCGGTTCTGGTATCGCCGTGACATCAGGAACTATTTCGGCAGACCCATCAAACTTCCCCTCCCTGGTTCCTATTACAAAGGGCGGAACGGGAGCATCCACAGCGAGTGCTGCATTCACGGCGCTGTCTCCGATGACAGCAAAGGGTGATTTGATTTCTTATTCGGGTTCTGCCCCTTCTGTTTTAGCAACGGGAACTACTGGACAGGTCCTCACAGCGGATAGCTCGCAGACGACGGGTCTTAAGTGGACAACGCCTCTGGCGACGGATCTTAGCACTGTCACTGGAACAGGCATCGTACAGAGAACCGGTTCAGGAACTTACGCCACTTTGGGAACCACGGCTCCCCTGAACGTGACCGGATCAAGTTTAGGTTTAAGTTACGGGGCAGGCTTGACGGTTTCCTCCAACAGCTTGGTCGTTGATACTGGAACCACCGCCAATAAAATTGTCGCTCTGGATGTTCTTGGAAAGCTGCCAGCGGTGGATGGTTCTCAACTAACCAATGTGGTTGCTTCAAGCTTGTCTTCAACAGTGTCGATCTCACAGGGTGGTACGGGTGCCACAACTAAGGCGACGGCGTTTAACAACCTCTCCCCGATTACGGCGAAGGGTGATTTAGTAACATCAGATGGTACGAACAACATTCGTTTGCCTGCGGGTACGACAGGACAATTGCTTTACGCCGATTCGGGGCAAAGTTCAGGTCTGACATGGGCCACACCAAACTACTTTACAAGTGCCGGAAATTCTTTTGGTGCTGATGCGACTGTTGGTTTGTCAGATGCTTATAGTCTGTATTTTAAAACGAATAGCAGTACACGCATGCACATCAATCAGTCTGGTTATGTCGGCATCGGCTCCACAGCTGTTTCGAACGTGCCTTTGGCATTAACTTCTGCCCTGGCTTCAGGGACTTCTTTCCACATCGTAAACTCGAACTCGGCACGCAGCTATTCTTTGAATACTGGAAGTTTAAGTTCTAGTTACGGTGCGAGTGCTTTTGTTATTAATGATGAAACTGCTGCTAAAACCAGAATGATTATCGATTCCGCCGGGGCCGTGGGTATCGGCGGGACCACGACGAATCTGGCTTCAGCATCTGGTCCGGGTGTTTTGACAGTCAGCGGTCAAGGCTCATCAATCACGGACACTGGAATCTTGGAGCTGAATAATAATATTTCGACCGTAGCCACAGGTACTTACGGTGGTAAAGTCACGTTCAACGCTGCCAACAATGCAGGTGCAAAAACACTCGCAAGTATTCAAGTTCTGACTGACGGCTCAGGGGGTGCCTCTGGGTACGGCGGTCGTATCATGTTCACAACAAAAGGCGACAACTCAGCCTCTCAGGCGATTAACTTTGTTATGAACTCGACCGGTAATGTCGGTATCGGAGTTGCGATACCGAATTATCGATTGGATATCGCCGGTGATACAAACATCACCTCTGGAAATGTTTATAGAATCGCTGGGACACAAATTTGTTCGTCTGCGGGATGTACTTCGACTTCGGACCGTCGCCTGAAAGAAAATATTCAACCTTTACAAGACTCTTTGAACAGCATCTTAAAGCTTGAGGGTGTGACGTATAACTACATCGATAAGACTCGCTTCACCAACCAACAACAAGTGGGCGTGATTGCTCAAGACGTTGAAAAAGTTTTCCCACAGGTCGTGATCACTGATGAAAAAACTGGATTTAAAGCTGTTGCCTACGATCACTTGGTCGCGCCACTTATCGAAGCTGTGAAATCGCTTTACCATAAGCTCACTGCGACTGAAGAAAAGCTTTCCGACCATGACCGTCGAATTGCTTCGATCGAGTTACAAAATAGTTTGAATCGCGCTGAGATGGAAAGATTAAAAAAAGAAAACGAAGAGCTGAAAAAACAAAACGAGAACTTACATAATGATCTCAATTTGATAAAGAAGCAGCTGGGACTGTAA
- the lysS gene encoding lysine--tRNA ligase produces MSIQENALRAEKRKKLHALREKGINPYPYSFENKTAIKEIVEKHAAGLQAGEKKPESVYRVAGRLMTLRAMGKACFFNVQDQSGTVQVYVKTEELAEKEKAAFDLVDLGDIVGVEGYVFKSQKGEFSIYLKHFEILTKSIEPLPEKFHGVQDIEIKYRHRHLDLMTDADSRKVFETRSKIISEIRRFLDSRGFMEVETPTLQPIYGGAAATPFTTHHKALDMKLYMRISPELYLKRLLVGGFEKVYEISKNFRNEGIDRTHNPEFSLLEFYEAYTDYNYQMNQFEELVSQLALKITGSMKVSYQGKEIDFTPPWRRLTVHDGVREYAKIDPDKATDQELFEAVNKMGGDLDAPGKRGEMIMELFELTAEQHLFQPTFVMDHPKEISPLTKIHRKDDRLVERFEPFAACMEIGNSYSELNDPEDQLARLKEQEAARGTDEEAHPMDEDFLLAIDAGMPPTGGVGLGIERIVMILTDRPSIRDIIFFPTMRITK; encoded by the coding sequence ATGTCGATTCAAGAAAACGCGCTGCGCGCGGAAAAACGTAAAAAATTGCATGCTCTTCGCGAGAAGGGCATTAATCCTTATCCATATTCGTTCGAAAATAAAACAGCGATCAAAGAGATCGTTGAAAAGCACGCTGCTGGTTTGCAAGCAGGCGAAAAAAAGCCTGAATCTGTATACCGTGTCGCAGGTCGTTTGATGACTTTGCGTGCGATGGGTAAGGCTTGTTTCTTCAACGTTCAGGATCAATCCGGAACTGTGCAAGTTTACGTAAAAACGGAAGAGTTGGCAGAAAAAGAAAAAGCCGCTTTTGATTTGGTGGACCTAGGCGACATTGTGGGTGTCGAAGGTTACGTTTTCAAATCTCAAAAAGGTGAATTCTCCATTTACCTAAAACACTTTGAAATCTTGACGAAATCGATCGAACCATTGCCAGAGAAATTTCACGGCGTGCAAGATATCGAAATCAAATACCGTCACAGACATTTGGATCTAATGACGGACGCGGATTCTCGTAAAGTTTTCGAAACTCGTTCTAAAATTATTTCTGAAATCCGCAGATTCTTGGACTCTCGCGGTTTTATGGAAGTGGAAACTCCAACGCTTCAGCCCATCTATGGTGGTGCAGCTGCGACGCCATTCACAACTCACCACAAAGCTTTGGATATGAAGCTTTACATGAGAATTTCCCCTGAACTTTACTTGAAACGTCTCTTGGTGGGCGGCTTCGAGAAAGTTTACGAAATCTCTAAAAACTTCCGTAACGAAGGTATCGACAGAACTCACAATCCAGAGTTCTCTTTGCTTGAGTTCTATGAAGCTTACACAGACTACAACTATCAAATGAATCAATTCGAGGAACTTGTTTCTCAATTGGCATTGAAAATCACTGGCAGCATGAAGGTTTCTTACCAAGGGAAAGAAATCGATTTCACGCCTCCATGGAGACGTTTGACTGTTCATGATGGTGTTCGCGAATACGCGAAGATCGATCCAGACAAGGCAACGGACCAAGAATTGTTCGAAGCTGTTAACAAAATGGGCGGTGACTTGGATGCTCCAGGTAAGCGCGGTGAAATGATCATGGAGTTGTTCGAACTTACAGCAGAACAGCACTTGTTCCAGCCAACATTCGTTATGGATCATCCCAAAGAAATTTCTCCACTGACAAAGATCCATCGTAAAGATGATCGTCTGGTAGAGCGTTTCGAACCGTTTGCGGCGTGCATGGAAATCGGGAATTCATACTCTGAGTTGAACGATCCTGAAGATCAGTTAGCACGTTTGAAAGAACAAGAAGCTGCTCGTGGGACGGATGAAGAGGCTCATCCGATGGATGAAGACTTCTTGTTGGCGATCGATGCCGGGATGCCGCCGACAGGTGGCGTGGGGCTGGGAATTGAGCGTATCGTGATGATCCTGACGGATCGTCCTTCGATCCGCGATATTATTTTCTTTCCGACCATGAGGATAACTAAGTAA
- a CDS encoding class I fructose-bisphosphate aldolase — MTPRVREILNWYGADNPGVLTNLARIMNHGKLAGTGKMVILPVDQGFEHGPARSFAKNPDGYDPNYHVELAIESGCNAYAAPLGFIEAIARDYAGEIPLILKINNSESLWGSKAPISAVTSYIDDALRLGCVGIGFTVYPGSAERKQMYEEIAEAARLAKQAGLVVIIWSYPRGEQLSKEGEQAIDVIAYAAHIAAQLGAHIIKVKPPTAHIEQAAAAKVYAEQGIKVSTMTDRIRHVVQSCFNGKRIVIFSGGEAKGTEELLKEVQEMGQGGGFGSIMGRNAFQRPKKESIALLHGVMEAFAGKKL; from the coding sequence ATGACACCAAGAGTTAGAGAGATTTTGAACTGGTACGGAGCTGACAACCCAGGCGTATTGACGAACCTGGCTCGCATTATGAATCACGGTAAATTGGCTGGTACGGGTAAGATGGTTATCTTGCCGGTGGATCAAGGCTTTGAGCACGGTCCAGCTCGTTCTTTTGCAAAAAATCCAGATGGCTACGATCCTAACTACCACGTGGAACTTGCGATCGAATCTGGTTGCAACGCTTACGCAGCACCGCTTGGTTTCATTGAAGCTATTGCTCGTGACTATGCCGGCGAAATTCCATTGATCTTGAAAATCAACAACTCTGAATCTCTTTGGGGCAGCAAAGCGCCTATCTCTGCAGTGACGTCTTACATCGACGATGCTTTAAGACTGGGTTGCGTGGGTATTGGTTTCACAGTTTACCCTGGTTCTGCGGAACGTAAGCAAATGTACGAAGAAATCGCAGAAGCAGCTCGCTTGGCAAAACAAGCGGGCCTTGTCGTGATCATCTGGTCTTACCCTCGTGGTGAGCAACTTTCTAAAGAAGGTGAACAAGCTATCGACGTGATCGCTTACGCGGCTCACATCGCAGCTCAATTGGGTGCGCACATCATTAAAGTTAAACCTCCAACAGCACACATTGAACAAGCAGCGGCTGCAAAAGTTTACGCTGAACAAGGTATCAAAGTATCAACAATGACTGATCGTATCCGTCACGTTGTTCAATCTTGCTTCAACGGTAAACGCATCGTGATCTTCTCGGGTGGCGAAGCGAAAGGCACAGAAGAGCTTCTGAAAGAAGTTCAAGAGATGGGTCAAGGCGGAGGCTTTGGTTCAATCATGGGCCGTAATGCGTTCCAACGTCCTAAGAAAGAGTCCATCGCTCTTCTTCACGGTGTTATGGAAGCATTTGCTGGTAAAAAACTTTAG